One part of the Candidatus Mancarchaeum acidiphilum genome encodes these proteins:
- a CDS encoding class I SAM-dependent methyltransferase, translated as MDNWNSIDYERLNSMSAGLLPLMSKITGIIKGKDILDVAAGGGVFAAELSKHAKSVIAVDQSDSAIDTMKKVLSEYKNIKIIKSTAESIPLPEKSVGIVFTANALHDIGLQSLTKLIGLIKDGGYFIDLDWDKEDKEFAYGPPISIRLSASDVTASLKSKGLELSDRYDYRSHYLLVYKKG; from the coding sequence ATGGACAATTGGAACTCAATAGACTATGAAAGGCTGAATTCAATGTCTGCGGGCCTGCTTCCTTTAATGAGCAAAATAACTGGAATAATAAAAGGCAAGGATATATTGGATGTGGCCGCAGGGGGTGGAGTATTTGCGGCAGAATTGTCAAAGCATGCAAAAAGCGTAATTGCAGTAGACCAATCAGATTCGGCAATAGATACTATGAAAAAGGTCTTATCTGAATACAAAAACATAAAGATAATAAAATCAACTGCAGAGTCAATACCATTGCCAGAAAAGAGTGTGGGAATTGTCTTTACGGCAAACGCACTGCATGATATAGGGCTGCAATCGTTAACCAAGCTAATCGGCCTAATAAAGGATGGCGGATACTTCATAGACCTTGATTGGGACAAGGAAGATAAGGAATTTGCATATGGGCCTCCAATAAGCATACGATTAAGTGCATCCGATGTGACTGCTAGCTTGAAAAGCAAAGGGTTAGAGTTATCGGACAGATATGATTACAGATCCCATTACCTGTTGGTCTATAAGAAGGGATGA
- a CDS encoding aldo/keto reductase, with protein sequence MKLKKLGNSITSFSEIGLGTWKLIPDSVEVPKVAAYLFEKGVNFIDTAEMYQNESELGSMLKTIKHEPFIATKVSPNHLHYSDVIKSCNESLSRLGVSQITLYQIHWPNHHINLKETIRAMEYLVEQGKIKYIGVSNFDQKELEEAMSYTKNSKIVSDQLEYNIAFTEVEDSGLLDFCKSNNVSVIAYSPLARGQIKNYTELYGVLSSIGEKYNSNAFQVALKYIISDEDVIAIPKISSMPHAEEIIGCEEFEISQKDISRIKEAARDIRKPLAGSSLKKILKANGSWAKLMEKHERSRINRGGKLD encoded by the coding sequence ATGAAATTAAAGAAGTTGGGAAATTCAATCACAAGCTTCTCAGAAATCGGATTAGGCACCTGGAAATTGATACCTGATTCCGTAGAAGTCCCAAAAGTTGCAGCTTACCTGTTTGAAAAAGGGGTAAACTTCATAGACACAGCAGAGATGTACCAAAACGAATCAGAATTGGGAAGCATGCTTAAGACAATAAAGCACGAGCCTTTTATAGCAACAAAAGTTTCACCAAATCATCTCCATTACAGTGATGTGATAAAATCCTGCAATGAGAGCCTGTCAAGGCTTGGGGTGAGTCAGATAACACTTTATCAGATACACTGGCCTAACCACCACATAAACTTAAAAGAAACCATAAGAGCAATGGAGTACTTGGTTGAACAAGGGAAAATAAAATATATCGGCGTAAGCAATTTTGATCAAAAAGAACTTGAGGAAGCAATGTCGTATACGAAGAACAGCAAAATTGTATCGGATCAATTGGAATACAACATCGCATTTACAGAGGTAGAAGATTCCGGGTTGCTTGATTTCTGCAAAAGTAACAACGTTTCCGTAATAGCATATAGCCCTCTTGCACGCGGTCAAATAAAAAATTATACAGAGCTGTATGGAGTACTCTCTAGCATTGGTGAAAAGTACAATTCCAATGCATTCCAAGTTGCCCTTAAATATATAATTTCCGATGAAGACGTGATTGCCATACCTAAAATATCCTCAATGCCACATGCGGAAGAGATAATTGGATGTGAGGAATTTGAAATATCCCAAAAGGACATAAGCAGAATAAAAGAGGCAGCTAGAGATATTCGAAAGCCCTTGGCAGGAAGTTCATTAAAGAAGATATTAAAGGCAAATGGCTCGTGGGCGAAGCTAATGGAAAAGCACGAAAGGTCAAGGATTAACAGAGGCGGCAAGCTTGATTGA
- a CDS encoding maleate cis-trans isomerase, with protein sequence MIDLNLIVSSENHNLVTYMRDRFKANIFYQEFVPGHGESNSELKANYAALSSINAGIKKGSKIMYARSYSAFSKKGWSNIREALKGNEVSISTESIISSLNSIKAHRIFLISLYNQKRHDYEIKWLAGFHFDIIGSIALGRTGGKAITKVSKEDIMDSIKVGKQSDADAIYIACTLLPVLEPKELVSPVPVITPINSMARELGIDL encoded by the coding sequence TTGATTGACCTAAATCTGATTGTATCATCCGAAAACCACAACCTTGTAACATATATGAGGGACAGATTTAAGGCGAACATATTTTACCAAGAATTTGTGCCTGGACATGGAGAATCAAATTCTGAGTTAAAAGCAAATTACGCAGCACTTTCATCAATAAATGCAGGCATAAAGAAAGGAAGCAAAATAATGTATGCAAGGTCATATTCTGCATTTAGCAAAAAGGGCTGGAGCAACATAAGGGAAGCGCTCAAAGGTAACGAGGTATCAATATCAACAGAATCAATAATAAGCAGTCTTAATTCAATAAAGGCCCACAGGATATTCTTGATAAGCCTATATAATCAAAAGAGGCACGATTACGAGATAAAATGGCTTGCAGGTTTCCATTTTGATATAATAGGTTCAATAGCGCTGGGAAGGACAGGAGGCAAAGCGATAACAAAGGTTTCAAAAGAGGACATCATGGATTCTATAAAAGTAGGTAAACAATCCGACGCCGATGCGATATACATTGCTTGCACATTGCTTCCAGTATTAGAACCAAAGGAGCTTGTTAGCCCTGTGCCTGTAATCACC